A region from the Bradyrhizobium erythrophlei genome encodes:
- a CDS encoding LexA family protein, whose protein sequence is MAGVSPAAKNFTPKQGQYLAFIHLYTRLHRRPPAEADMQEYFRVSPPSVHQMVLTLERAGFIRRQPRVARSIELLVDPQQLPELL, encoded by the coding sequence ATGGCCGGCGTGAGTCCCGCTGCAAAAAACTTCACGCCCAAGCAAGGGCAGTATCTGGCGTTTATCCACCTCTACACGCGGCTGCATCGCAGGCCGCCGGCGGAAGCCGACATGCAAGAATATTTTCGCGTCAGCCCACCATCCGTTCATCAGATGGTGCTGACGCTCGAACGGGCAGGTTTCATCAGACGGCAGCCGAGGGTCGCCCGCAGTATCGAACTCCTCGTTGATCCTCAGCAGCTTCCCGAGCTACTTTGA
- a CDS encoding Crp/Fnr family transcriptional regulator: MEKPDKDMFDPKDFLAKVGAGKRVLEFHKNQHVFEQGDVADTVFYIQKGKVKLTVLSEQGKEAVVAILEPGQFFGEGCMNGHKQRISTTTAMEDCLITAITKAAMVAAIHDEPQFSELFMAYLLTRNSRIEEDLIDQLFNSSERRLARLLLLLANFGKEGSPQPISPNISQETLAEMIGTTRSRVSHFMNKFRMLGLISYNGHIEVHNSLLSAVLHEKPLLKERD, encoded by the coding sequence GTGGAGAAGCCAGACAAGGACATGTTTGACCCTAAGGACTTTCTTGCCAAAGTGGGCGCGGGAAAGCGGGTGTTGGAATTCCATAAGAACCAGCACGTGTTCGAGCAAGGCGATGTCGCCGACACGGTGTTTTACATTCAAAAAGGCAAGGTCAAGCTTACTGTCCTGTCCGAGCAGGGCAAGGAAGCCGTCGTCGCGATCCTAGAGCCCGGGCAGTTCTTTGGTGAAGGCTGCATGAATGGCCACAAGCAACGCATCTCGACGACGACGGCGATGGAGGATTGCCTGATCACGGCAATCACGAAAGCCGCGATGGTTGCCGCAATCCACGACGAGCCGCAATTTTCGGAGTTATTCATGGCGTATCTTCTGACCCGGAACAGCCGGATTGAAGAGGATCTGATCGATCAACTATTCAATTCGAGCGAGCGGCGGCTTGCTCGGTTGCTGTTGCTGCTCGCGAATTTCGGCAAGGAAGGCAGCCCGCAGCCGATCAGTCCAAACATTAGTCAGGAAACATTGGCGGAGATGATCGGCACCACTCGATCCCGAGTCAGCCATTTCATGAACAAGTTTCGCATGCTTGGTCTCATCAGCTACAACGGACACATCGAGGTTCACAATTCGCTGTTAAGCGCGGTTTTACATGAGAAGCCCCTGCTAAAAGAGCGTGACTAG
- a CDS encoding DNA-directed RNA polymerase subunit alpha C-terminal domain-containing protein yields MNHNHCAVLLGSSQRPSYRTDDTPLDNVELPLRIRNVLTAAGLNTVGEVREAFDETLVSLPNLGRRSVAHLRETLGLPSTDGVRPG; encoded by the coding sequence ATGAATCATAATCACTGTGCGGTACTACTAGGCTCCAGCCAACGCCCGAGCTACCGGACGGACGATACCCCGCTCGATAATGTTGAACTGCCGTTGCGGATCCGGAACGTGTTGACGGCCGCCGGCCTAAACACCGTCGGCGAGGTTCGCGAGGCGTTTGACGAAACGTTGGTGAGCTTACCAAATCTCGGGCGGCGCTCAGTTGCGCACCTTAGAGAAACGCTGGGCCTGCCGTCGACGGATGGCGTGCGGCCGGGCTGA
- a CDS encoding sensor histidine kinase: MRTASDRNQLLLKEVNHRVNNSLALVASMLHLKAATVEDDVKVHLDEASHRITAIARAHQRLYQTEMFEKIELGPYLEDICQSFSKSMPNCHLHVSTAAGIEVPPDQAIPVALLVNELITNSAKYGHPNSKCEVWIEVVRADAKISVSVRDKGIGLPPNFESTSHKGLGMRLINAFAAQLGGKLVIRRHAPGVEFVLTFPIGRNEFDPYLGQRR, from the coding sequence GTGCGGACTGCGAGTGATCGCAACCAACTTCTTCTTAAAGAAGTAAATCATCGCGTCAATAACAGCCTGGCGCTGGTGGCAAGTATGCTTCACTTGAAAGCCGCGACCGTCGAAGATGACGTTAAGGTTCATCTTGACGAAGCGTCGCATCGCATCACCGCTATCGCCCGCGCCCACCAGCGACTTTACCAGACGGAGATGTTCGAGAAAATTGAACTTGGTCCTTACCTCGAAGATATCTGTCAAAGCTTTTCCAAATCCATGCCCAACTGTCATCTGCATGTGAGTACAGCGGCTGGAATAGAAGTCCCCCCGGATCAGGCTATTCCGGTGGCCCTATTAGTGAACGAATTGATTACGAACTCTGCGAAATACGGACATCCTAACTCCAAATGCGAAGTGTGGATCGAGGTTGTTCGGGCCGATGCAAAAATATCGGTTTCCGTGCGAGATAAGGGAATAGGATTGCCTCCGAACTTCGAATCCACCTCCCATAAGGGCTTGGGGATGAGGCTGATAAATGCATTCGCCGCACAGCTAGGCGGTAAACTTGTAATTCGCCGACATGCCCCCGGCGTAGAGTTCGTCCTCACGTTCCCGATAGGGCGAAATGAGTTCGACCCTTACCTCGGCCAGCGCCGATGA
- a CDS encoding IS630 family transposase, whose product MNVRYRVELSQTERAELTALLSGGKHAARKLKRAQILLAADAGASDEAIATGVGASGSTIYRTKRRFVLGNLEAALSEEPRPGAARKLSGKEEALLVATACSSPPKGRARWTLELLAGELVRLTEHDDISRETVRRRLAENDLKPWRKDMWCIPQVDGEYVARMEDVLDLYAEQPDSKRPVVCFDESPTQLIGEVRQPIPAAPGQLERYDCEYKRNGTVNLFIFLDVHRPWRKVKVTDSRAAVDFAACMRELANVHFPKAERIRVVLDNLSTHSVGALYQAFPPAEARRILRRLEFHYVPKHASWLNMVEIEIGVLRSQCLDRRIDNRQQLVSEIAAWERQRNASRARIKWMFTTEKARAKMGRAYPSEGSKTPSPNES is encoded by the coding sequence ATGAATGTACGCTATCGGGTCGAACTGAGCCAAACCGAGCGGGCAGAACTCACAGCGCTTTTGAGTGGCGGCAAGCACGCCGCGCGCAAGCTCAAGCGAGCGCAGATTTTACTGGCTGCCGATGCAGGCGCGAGCGACGAAGCAATCGCCACCGGTGTCGGCGCAAGCGGCTCGACTATCTACCGGACCAAGCGCCGCTTCGTGCTCGGCAACCTGGAGGCGGCGCTGAGCGAGGAGCCGCGCCCCGGAGCGGCCCGCAAGCTCTCAGGGAAGGAGGAAGCCCTGCTGGTTGCGACGGCCTGTTCGAGCCCACCCAAAGGCCGGGCGCGTTGGACCCTGGAACTCCTGGCGGGCGAGTTGGTCAGGCTCACCGAGCACGACGACATCTCCCGAGAGACTGTGCGCCGGCGCCTGGCTGAAAACGACCTCAAGCCCTGGCGCAAGGACATGTGGTGCATTCCGCAGGTCGACGGCGAGTACGTCGCCCGCATGGAGGATGTGCTCGACCTTTATGCCGAACAGCCCGATTCGAAGCGCCCGGTGGTCTGCTTCGACGAGAGCCCAACCCAGCTCATCGGCGAAGTCCGCCAGCCGATCCCAGCCGCGCCGGGCCAACTTGAGCGCTACGATTGTGAGTACAAGCGCAATGGCACGGTCAACCTGTTCATCTTCCTCGACGTGCACCGGCCCTGGCGCAAGGTCAAAGTCACTGACAGCCGCGCTGCGGTCGACTTCGCCGCCTGCATGCGCGAACTCGCCAATGTTCACTTCCCAAAGGCAGAGCGCATCCGGGTCGTGTTGGACAATCTATCGACCCACTCAGTCGGCGCGCTTTACCAAGCCTTCCCGCCGGCCGAGGCGCGACGCATCTTGCGCCGGCTGGAGTTCCACTACGTCCCCAAGCACGCCAGCTGGCTGAATATGGTGGAGATCGAGATTGGCGTGCTGCGCAGTCAGTGTCTGGACAGACGCATCGACAACCGGCAACAACTCGTATCCGAGATCGCCGCCTGGGAGCGGCAGCGCAACGCTTCACGCGCCCGCATCAAATGGATGTTCACAACCGAGAAAGCCCGCGCCAAAATGGGCCGTGCCTATCCCTCGGAAGGCTCTAAAACGCCCTCGCCCAATGAATCATAA